From a single Mus caroli chromosome X, CAROLI_EIJ_v1.1, whole genome shotgun sequence genomic region:
- the LOC110286876 gene encoding melanoma-associated antigen B18, with protein sequence MPRGHKSKLRAREKRRQARAKNAQEEEASPGPFYGCPHQAIPGASMPTSPNMPMGEQSTFSHSYASTSDQNLDEKSSDDSEDTEDWCKDPINHNVVLLVQFLMEKYRKKEVITKADMLKYVVKTSKNHFNEILKRASEHMELAFGIDLKEVDPTRHCYALFNKLEHTFDGVMGEEKMPSSGLLMIVLGVIFMNDNCVSETEIWNVLSMMGVYANRKHFIYGDPKKVITEDMVQLKYLEYQQVPNSNPPSFEFTWGPRACAEISKMKILEFWAKIHDTTPDSFPTLYEAALKDEEERAQARAIARAHTAAMASPYSRAAMCSSSHTNI encoded by the coding sequence ATGCCTCGTGGCCATAAGAGCAAACTCCGTGCCCGTGAGAAGCGCCGCCAGGCCCGTGCTAAAAATGCACAGGAGGAAGAAGCCTCTCCAGGTCCTTTCTATGGGTGTCCACATCAGGCTATTCCTGGTGCCAGTATGCCTACATCTCCCAACATGCCAATGGGAGAGCAGTCTACCTTTTCACACTCATATGCAAGTACAAGTGACCAAAACCTAGATGAGAAAAGTTCAGATGACTCTGAGGACACTGAGGACTGGTGTAAAGATCCTATTAACCACAATGTAGTCTTGCTGGTGCAGTTCCTGATGGAGAAGTATCGAAAGAAAGAGGTTATTACAAAGGCAGATATGCTGAAGTATGTTGTCAAAACATCTAAGAACCACTTCAATGAGATCCTAAAGAGAGCCTCAGAGCACATGGAACTAGCATTTGGTATTGATCTGAAGGAAGTTGATCCAACCAGGCACTGCTATGCCCTTTTTAACAAACTAGAACATACCTTTGATGGAGTGATGGGTGAAGAAAAAATGCCCAGTAGTGGCCTCCTAATGATTGTGCTGGGTGTGATATTCATGAATGATAACTGTGTCTCTGAAACTGAGATCTGGAATGTGCTGAGTATGATGGGTGTATATGCTAATAGAAAACACTTCATCTATGGAGATCCTAAGAAGGTCATCACTGAAGATATGGTGCAGCTAAAGTACTTGGAGTACCAACAAGTGCCCAACAGCAATCCTCCATCCTTTGAATTCACATGGGGTCCAAGAGCCTGTGCTGAAATCAGCAAGATGAAAATCTTGGAGTTTTGGGCCAAGATCCATGATACTACACCAGATTCCTTCCCAACCTTGTATGAAGCAGCTCtgaaagatgaagaagagagagcCCAAGCCAGGGCTATAGCCAGGGCTCACACTGCTGCAATGGCCAGTCCATATTCAAGAGCCGCAATGTGCAGCTCCTCCCATACTAATATCTAA